The Novosphingobium sp. G106 genome contains a region encoding:
- the copC gene encoding copper homeostasis periplasmic binding protein CopC yields MIQIRTVAALLAAIAVAAATPALAHPRLWRALPAQSANTGNVREISLTFSETLIAPLSGLDLVMTGMPTASSSRKHIAMKVSGIRASLAPDRKTLRASLARPLPAGTYDVNWHAVSNDTHRVSGKVSFTVR; encoded by the coding sequence ATGATACAGATCCGAACAGTTGCAGCGTTGCTTGCCGCCATCGCCGTTGCTGCGGCCACTCCAGCCCTGGCACATCCGCGCCTTTGGCGCGCCCTGCCGGCTCAATCAGCAAACACGGGCAATGTCCGCGAGATCAGCCTTACATTCAGCGAGACTTTGATCGCGCCTCTATCCGGCCTCGACTTGGTGATGACCGGCATGCCCACCGCGTCATCATCCAGGAAACACATCGCAATGAAGGTGAGCGGGATCAGGGCTTCCCTTGCCCCGGATCGCAAGACGCTGAGGGCATCCCTCGCCCGCCCGCTTCCGGCCGGCACATACGACGTCAATTGGCATGCGGTTTCGAATGACACGCATCGGGTTTCCGGCAAGGTCTCCTTCACGGTCCGCTAA
- a CDS encoding porin, with product MKKIGLLLAATALSTATPALAEQSSLEAEVALLKAQIAAQKEQLAAQAARLELVEARLQTATAPTTPPVALAESTSSASGTTASPTAVAANTVGAGRGSGGETTIGGYGEITYNGYLKDSSRNQADLKRLVLFVGHRFSDKLSFNSEIEVEHAVASSGDQGEVAIEQAYLDYSFSQAANLKAGLFLMPFGFLNRNHEPPVFYGVERNEVETRIIPSTWREGGTGLYGSTPFGLSYDVGVTTGFNVAKFDDPGAPLAGSHQELQLAKASSLSFYGSLEYQGIPGLLIGGAVFTGNATHNNADFKGDHSLPDFSGITSRVTLWDVHGRWQHRGLDLQALYARGTISHSAALGAVVENFNDANGTELPVAPSAFYGWYVQGAYSFALGGHRDPRSVRPLREIRHAGAHAAGAHGRCGQSRPGAHDGLLVPSAARSGGKGRLPKIL from the coding sequence ATGAAAAAAATTGGGCTGCTTCTGGCGGCGACAGCGCTGTCGACCGCGACACCGGCACTTGCCGAACAGTCTTCCCTTGAAGCAGAAGTCGCATTGCTGAAAGCGCAGATCGCGGCGCAAAAAGAGCAGCTCGCGGCACAGGCTGCGCGCCTGGAACTAGTCGAGGCCCGTTTGCAGACCGCTACGGCTCCAACCACTCCTCCTGTGGCCTTGGCGGAATCTACGAGCAGTGCCTCAGGAACGACTGCATCGCCCACGGCAGTCGCTGCCAACACCGTTGGTGCCGGCAGGGGCAGCGGCGGGGAAACGACGATCGGCGGTTATGGCGAGATCACCTACAACGGCTATCTCAAGGACAGCAGCCGCAATCAGGCTGACCTCAAGCGACTGGTGCTGTTTGTCGGCCATCGCTTCAGCGACAAACTCAGCTTCAACAGCGAAATCGAGGTCGAACATGCGGTTGCCAGTTCGGGCGACCAGGGCGAAGTCGCAATCGAGCAGGCCTACCTCGACTACTCTTTCAGCCAGGCAGCGAACCTCAAGGCAGGTCTATTCCTGATGCCGTTCGGATTTCTCAACCGCAATCACGAGCCGCCCGTGTTCTATGGCGTCGAGCGCAACGAAGTTGAAACCCGCATCATCCCCTCGACGTGGCGAGAAGGCGGGACCGGTCTCTATGGCAGCACACCGTTTGGCCTCAGCTACGATGTCGGGGTCACGACCGGCTTTAATGTCGCCAAATTTGATGATCCCGGCGCGCCGCTGGCAGGGTCACACCAGGAACTCCAGCTCGCGAAGGCTTCAAGCCTCTCGTTTTACGGCTCACTGGAATATCAGGGCATACCCGGCTTGCTGATCGGCGGCGCGGTTTTCACCGGCAACGCCACCCACAACAACGCCGACTTCAAGGGCGACCACAGCCTGCCGGATTTCTCGGGCATTACCTCCCGCGTCACTCTGTGGGACGTTCACGGTCGTTGGCAGCATCGGGGTCTCGACCTTCAGGCGCTCTACGCGCGGGGCACGATCAGCCATTCGGCAGCGCTCGGCGCTGTGGTGGAAAATTTCAATGACGCCAATGGCACCGAACTGCCGGTCGCTCCTTCAGCCTTCTACGGCTGGTATGTTCAGGGTGCTTACAGTTTCGCGCTCGGGGGGCACCGCGACCCTCGATCCGTTCGTCCGCTACGAGAAATTCGACACGCAGGCGCGCATGCCGCTGGGGCTCATGGCCGATGCGGTCAATCGCGACCGGGTGCTCACGACGGGCTTCTCGTTCCATCCGCTGCGCGAAGTGGTGGTAAAGGTCGACTACCAAAAATTCTTTGA
- the copD gene encoding copper homeostasis membrane protein CopD yields MRGGLYVDLGVLFGAPIFATQLAWPRASPLKRGTLALLVVAGLCLSLIGFAMTAAAMAGTSAFEIDPDLFTSLVTSTGVGWAFLVRITALVLILTSTAIPAGPKTPAAKIVAGFGAIAIASLAWSGHAAASDGAASMVRFSGDIFHLLAASVWLGALVILLRQLAALAPDGDILGTWQMLASFGRVGTIVVAVVILTGLLNTSFLLKLDDLPLLPSTQYGQLLLIKLTLFGGMLGLAALNRFRLSPALARNANAGNGSAAIRALRLSIGLEFTLAAAILVIVGWLGTLEPMPVS; encoded by the coding sequence GTGCGCGGGGGTCTTTATGTCGATTTAGGCGTGCTGTTCGGCGCCCCAATCTTTGCGACACAATTGGCCTGGCCTCGCGCGTCACCTTTGAAACGGGGCACTCTTGCCTTGCTGGTAGTGGCAGGCCTGTGTTTGAGTCTAATTGGTTTCGCCATGACGGCAGCTGCAATGGCGGGAACAAGTGCCTTCGAAATTGATCCTGATCTTTTTACATCGCTAGTGACTAGCACTGGTGTGGGCTGGGCGTTTCTGGTTCGGATCACCGCGCTCGTCCTAATCTTGACGTCCACCGCAATTCCAGCAGGCCCTAAAACCCCGGCAGCCAAAATTGTCGCGGGTTTTGGGGCAATTGCGATCGCATCACTGGCGTGGTCAGGGCATGCGGCGGCGTCGGACGGCGCTGCTAGCATGGTTCGGTTTTCTGGAGACATTTTCCATCTGCTGGCAGCGTCGGTATGGCTTGGCGCATTGGTGATCCTGCTTCGACAGCTAGCAGCGCTCGCGCCCGATGGGGATATTTTAGGGACCTGGCAAATGCTCGCGAGCTTCGGAAGAGTTGGAACGATTGTCGTGGCTGTAGTGATACTGACGGGGCTATTGAACACTTCTTTCCTGCTCAAGCTTGACGATTTGCCCCTGCTGCCATCGACGCAATATGGACAATTGCTGCTGATCAAACTGACTCTGTTTGGCGGCATGCTCGGCCTTGCCGCACTCAACCGTTTCAGGCTTTCCCCCGCGCTTGCGCGCAATGCCAATGCAGGCAATGGGTCAGCTGCAATTCGCGCGTTGCGCCTGAGCATTGGGCTGGAATTCACTCTGGCCGCCGCGATCCTCGTAATTGTTGGATGGCTTGGGACGCTCGAACCGATGCCCGTTTCTTGA
- a CDS encoding AlpA family phage regulatory protein, with the protein MKRSAIYQRMSEGRFPKSRSLGPKCAVWVEAEIDDWIRGIAST; encoded by the coding sequence ATGAAGCGTTCCGCGATCTATCAGCGGATGAGCGAAGGCAGGTTTCCGAAATCGCGATCGCTTGGCCCTAAATGCGCTGTGTGGGTCGAAGCGGAAATCGACGATTGGATACGCGGAATCGCGTCAACCTAG